The Candidatus Eremiobacterota bacterium nucleotide sequence CGACGCTCACCGAGATAATCGGGGCCCGCGATGCGATGAAAATCCTCAATGACTATTATTCCAGCATGTCCAAGATCTCCACAAAGTTTGGAGGCACCCTTCTCTATTTCCAGGGCGATGCCCAGATGGTCATTTTCGGCGCCCCTCTGGAGGACAGGGATCACCCTCTCAATGCCCTCCGCGCCGCCATGGAGATGAAGACCCAGGTGAGCTACCTCTCTGACAAGTGGTTCAAGGATCAGGCCAGAAAGTTTGAGATTGCCGTGGGCATCACCACGGGAGACGTGGTGATGGGTTTTATCAACGACGGCACGCGCCTGCAGTACACCGCAATCGGAGATACCGTCAACGTGGCCGCCCGCCTCCAGGACGTGAGCAAAGAGCACAACTCGGCAGTGATGCTCAACGAGAAGGCATACGAGAGGGTCAAGGAGCACGTGACGGCCCAGAGGCTCGATTCCATTCACCTGAAGGGGAAGAGCGAGTCCGTCAATGTCTACAAGATAGAAAGCGTTTCCTTCCCGTCATAGGGGAGGCGCAGGATTCCTGACACGAGAGGTGCTGGTCATCATGGCAATAAAGCGACAGAAGAATACTGAAAAACGCCTCAAGCAGCTCGAAAGGCTCATGGAGGTGAACCTCTATCTCAATTCCACGCCCACCCTGGAGACTCTTCTCAGCAAGATTATCTCCGTGTCCAAACAGATACTGGAGTCGTACAGCGCCTCCATACTGCTTGTCGATGAAGACCGCGGCGAGCTCTATTTCGAGATAGTCTACGACCGCCGTGACGAGAAGACGCTCCAGGATGAAAATGCTCTCAAGAAAGTGGTCCTCAAGATGGGCGAAGGAATCGCCGGTTACGTGGCGCAGACCGGTGAGCCTCTCATCATCAACGATGTGCAGACCAATCCACGGTTCTCCTCCAAGGCCGACAAGATGACCGGCGTCGTCACAAGGAACATGATAGCCATTCCCCTCCGCGCCAAGGACCGTATCATAGGCGTGATGGAGGTAATAAACAGGATTGAGGGAGATTTCAGCGAGGACGATCTTCCCATTGCCCTCGCTCTCGGCAACATTGCCACCGTCGCCATAGAGAATGCCCGCCTCTATTTTGAGACGGAAAAGAGCCTGAGACGCCTGGCAAAAATGGAGGCCTCGAAATACCAGCTCGTCACCCTTCTCTTTAACGCCCTCAGGTCGCCGGTGCTCTCCATCAAGGAATACGCCGAGTATGTCCTCGAGAACATGGAGGCCGTCACTGCCGAGAGAGTGCAGGATTTTGCCGGGATGGCCCGCCGTGAGGCGACCACCATTCACAAGATGATAAACGATCTCTACGTGATAAATGAGTACGACGACCTGGTGAAGAAGCTTTCATGCGAGCCCCTTAATATGGCTGAGATACTGAAGTTCCATGTAGAAAAAAGAATGAAGCTTGACCATGGGGTGGCCATATCGCTCCATTTTTCCCAGAACACCCCCCTGGAGCACTATGTGGTGCCTATGGACTATGAAAAAATTGAGCACTGCATCCAGCATCTTCTGGATGTGTCGGTGAAAAATGCCTCTCCAGGTGAGCCTCTCAAAGTGACGCTCAATGCAGTGGCTGCCACGCGGGGGAAACCAAGGGGTGTGGAGCTGGAGATTGACAACGGGGGACTTTCCCTGCCGGACAACCTCTGGCAGCTTGTCTTCAAAACCTTCGAAGATGGCGAGGGGACAGGTTCCCCCTCTCTGGAGGCAATAGGCCTCGCCCTCTTCATCAGCAAGAAGATAGTTGATGCCCATGGGGGGGAGATTTCCTGGGAGAAAAAAAGACCCAGGGGCTCGAGGATTCTTGTCTTTCTGCCTTCAGAAAGGTAAAGCTCCCCTTACCTGCCAAGGGTCTTGAGAAACTGGGCAGCCTTTTTGTTCCCTGACTCGGCAAGCACGCCAAGCATCTCGCGCCTTCCCTGGAAAGAGGGATCACCGGGCGGGAGGCTTTTGAGGGCCTCTATGGAGGCATCTGCGAGCCTGTCGGAGCTCATCTCCCTCGCGGTTAAGTCCTTGAGGGGAACGGGCATGCTGCGGGAACTCTCAGACTCTGCGGCAGAATCCCCGGCGCTCGCGCCCCCGCCTGCCGCGCCGCCCGGACCTATCATCCCGCCGCCCATGCCGCCGCCCGCGGGGCCTGGTATCGGTTGGGCCTTTTGGGGAAGAGCCGAGGATGTTTTCATCAGTCTCGACTCCCCCTGGGCGGCGCCGCCCGCCATTGAGTTATCCCGCTTCGGTGCCCCCGCCTCCTTGCTGTCTTTCATGGCTATCAGCTTGTCCGAGGTGCTTGAGGGAGCCTCTTTTTCCATAGTCATTGCCACGACGCCTGATTTCTCGATTTCCACGGGGTCCGCAACAAAGCTCACCCTGGAGCTTATGATGTAGGCGTTGAAGGTGACCCTGCTCCTGGCGGTGCTCTTCAGTTTGAGAAGCCCCCTGATCTTCCTGTGGGATGTCGGCTCGAGCTGGCCCACGGGGATTTTGGTGACGCTCTCGTCGGCCGACGCGAAGAGGATAAGGTCATTCAGGGCCTCGCTCTTCTGGAGGTTCTGGATGCTGACGGTAAACTCGAGCTTCTCGCCGTAGATTCTCTCCGGCACCTGGAAGATTGCCGCAATGACCGTGGGAGCTGGTGCCTGGGGCTTTTCCCTTGTGAGGGGCTTTTGCACGAAGTATTCGATGAGGCCCCCAATGGCCGAGGTGATAATGAAGAGGAGGACCCCCGCGGCAATGCTGATGGCAGGCCAGTACTTCCTGTTCCGAAGCTTCCTGCGGATGAGGTCGTCCACGGCAAATCGCCCCGTGTAACCCTCTTCCTCGACGATGGCGGCAATTTTCCCCCTGTCCTCAACGGTGACCTCAAAGCCGTCATCCCTGAGCTCTCCCTCAAGGGCTTCCTTGAGTTCATCGAGCGTCTTGAAGTGCTTTCTGGACTGCAGGTCTTTCAGCGCCGTTCTTATTACGAATCTGGTAAGCTTCTCCTCCGAGGCCATGTGATCCCCTCCCTTACAGGAACTTCCAGGCTGCCGGTCTGTGTCTCTGGAAGGATAGTCGCCGGTCCCTGCTCCCTCTTCCCTGTTTACAAAATGTTAACATGGGGAGTATTATTGAGTCGCTCCCCTCACTCCTGCAGAGGAGGGAGAGAGGGAATCGGGCCTCTGTGCTGAAACTCTTCCAGGAAAAGGGTGCGTCACGGCGGTGAGGAAGCATGAGAAAATGAGAAAGGCGAAGGTCATGACCAGTGAGCGTTTTATGAGCAGCAGGAAGAAGATTCTCTCTCAGGTGGCTTTGGTGCTTTTCTTTTTTTTTCTTGCGGGAAATGGAGGCGGACCTGTGGCAAGACCTGAAAATGTAAAATGGCCTCCGCGGTCGTACCTTGTGTATTACGGCAGCTGGGACGATGAGACTCTTTCCAAGGCCTGGGATTATGATCTCGTGATCCTTCACCCCGGGGCCGGCCTTGCCAACATAAGCCCAGAGCTTGTCACGAGGCTCAGGAACGGGAGAAACGGCATAGCGGGCGATGAGGATGACGTGCTCTGTATCGCC carries:
- a CDS encoding GAF domain-containing protein, with the translated sequence MAIKRQKNTEKRLKQLERLMEVNLYLNSTPTLETLLSKIISVSKQILESYSASILLVDEDRGELYFEIVYDRRDEKTLQDENALKKVVLKMGEGIAGYVAQTGEPLIINDVQTNPRFSSKADKMTGVVTRNMIAIPLRAKDRIIGVMEVINRIEGDFSEDDLPIALALGNIATVAIENARLYFETEKSLRRLAKMEASKYQLVTLLFNALRSPVLSIKEYAEYVLENMEAVTAERVQDFAGMARREATTIHKMINDLYVINEYDDLVKKLSCEPLNMAEILKFHVEKRMKLDHGVAISLHFSQNTPLEHYVVPMDYEKIEHCIQHLLDVSVKNASPGEPLKVTLNAVAATRGKPRGVELEIDNGGLSLPDNLWQLVFKTFEDGEGTGSPSLEAIGLALFISKKIVDAHGGEISWEKKRPRGSRILVFLPSER